A single Carnobacterium inhibens subsp. inhibens DSM 13024 DNA region contains:
- a CDS encoding glycoside hydrolase family 13 protein, with the protein METAAIYHRPDSEYAYLYEVDNFHIRLRTKKGDAKQVSLISGDPYSHGTEKWFKKDKPMKLTASTDIHDYWMIETYEKTKRIAYCFHVEGFDESEVLYGDRGVFPFTDEYLEDANTFFRMPYLHEIDQVKTPEWVKETVWYQIFPERFANGDKKNDPEGTLPWGSKENPGRDDFYGGDLQGVIDHLDYLVDLGINGIYFCPLFKAKSNHKYDTIDYLDIDPDFGDKELFKTLVQEAHKRGIRVMLDAVFNHLGMDSMQWQDVLENQENSRYKDWFHINEFPVQSLADLSVEELENVNELSYDTFAFTGHMPKLNTRNLEVQEFLLDVTTYWINQFDIDAWRLDVANEVDHHFWKKFHQASIDLKEDFYILGEIWHSSQSWLQGDEFHAVMNYAYTETIQSFFMKENISASKMVAGLNEQLMLYRKQTNEVMFNMLDSHDTARLLTISNNNKQLAKAGLAFVFTQHGSPCIYYGTEIGMDGHNDPDCRKCMIWEEEKQDSNMLDFTKDLIAFRKNNQGLLSYGEIDWFDIRDDEKVVGFKRKFGNEEIICYFNQGEKDLELVLEQKPESLLKNLAYSDNKLLSIKQNGFAIYKA; encoded by the coding sequence ATGGAAACAGCAGCAATTTACCACAGACCTGATAGCGAGTATGCTTATTTATATGAGGTTGATAACTTTCATATCCGTCTAAGAACAAAAAAGGGAGATGCAAAACAAGTTAGTTTGATCAGTGGGGATCCTTATTCTCATGGAACAGAAAAATGGTTTAAGAAAGACAAACCTATGAAATTAACAGCGAGTACGGATATCCATGATTATTGGATGATTGAAACATATGAAAAAACAAAGCGCATTGCTTATTGCTTCCATGTAGAAGGTTTTGATGAAAGCGAAGTACTTTATGGCGATCGCGGGGTATTTCCATTTACAGATGAATACTTAGAAGACGCGAATACCTTTTTTAGAATGCCGTACTTACATGAGATCGATCAAGTTAAAACGCCGGAATGGGTAAAAGAAACGGTATGGTACCAGATCTTCCCAGAACGTTTTGCTAATGGGGATAAGAAAAATGATCCAGAAGGTACATTGCCATGGGGCAGCAAAGAAAATCCAGGACGTGATGATTTTTATGGCGGCGACTTACAAGGTGTCATCGATCATTTGGATTATTTAGTTGATTTAGGAATCAATGGTATTTATTTCTGTCCACTTTTTAAAGCTAAATCAAATCATAAATACGATACGATTGACTATTTGGATATCGATCCTGATTTTGGAGATAAAGAACTTTTTAAAACATTGGTTCAAGAAGCACATAAACGTGGTATTCGAGTCATGCTGGATGCTGTCTTTAATCATCTAGGAATGGATTCCATGCAGTGGCAAGATGTTTTAGAAAACCAAGAAAACTCTCGTTACAAAGACTGGTTCCATATCAATGAATTTCCTGTTCAATCATTAGCAGATTTATCCGTTGAAGAACTAGAAAATGTCAACGAGCTAAGTTATGACACTTTTGCATTTACAGGACATATGCCAAAATTAAATACTCGTAATCTTGAAGTTCAAGAATTTTTATTAGACGTTACCACTTATTGGATCAATCAGTTTGACATTGATGCATGGCGCTTAGACGTTGCAAATGAAGTCGATCATCATTTTTGGAAGAAATTCCATCAAGCTTCTATTGATTTAAAAGAGGACTTTTATATTTTAGGTGAAATTTGGCATTCTTCGCAAAGTTGGCTGCAAGGTGATGAGTTCCACGCGGTCATGAACTATGCGTATACTGAAACCATTCAAAGTTTCTTTATGAAAGAAAATATATCCGCAAGTAAAATGGTGGCCGGATTGAATGAACAATTAATGTTGTACCGCAAACAAACCAATGAAGTGATGTTCAACATGCTAGATTCTCATGATACAGCACGTTTATTGACAATCAGCAATAATAATAAACAGTTAGCCAAAGCAGGGCTAGCATTTGTCTTCACTCAACATGGTTCGCCATGTATTTATTACGGTACTGAAATCGGGATGGATGGACACAATGATCCTGATTGCCGTAAATGCATGATCTGGGAAGAGGAAAAACAAGATAGCAATATGCTTGATTTCACTAAAGATTTGATTGCTTTTAGAAAGAACAATCAAGGTCTGCTAAGTTATGGAGAAATTGACTGGTTTGATATTCGTGATGATGAAAAAGTAGTTGGTTTCAAAAGGAAATTTGGTAATGAAGAGATTATTTGCTACTTTAACCAAGGTGAAAAAGACTTAGAGTTAGTTTTAGAACAAAAACCAGAAAGCTTGCTTAAAAATTTAGCTTATTCAGATAATAAATTATTATCGATCAAACAAAATGGATTTGCTATCTACAAAGCTTAA
- a CDS encoding alpha-glucosidase, with protein MQEKWWENTVVYQIYPKSFQDTNDDGVGDLKGIIQRLDYIQSIGVNMIWLNPIFVSPQVDNGYDVANYYAIDDQFGTMLDMEKLIEEAHERGIKVMLDFVLNHTSDQHPWFQEALKGPDNLYRDYYIWHEPVKNRSVPNNWGSFFGGSVWEKEPLGDSFYFHLFAKEMPDLNWENPEVRLAMADCADFWLKKGIDALRLDAFIHVDKQAGFPDVDIANPNDIVLAENYYANLPKTMDYMKEFSQRIRKDHPDVFLVGEAASASIELAKNYTDPINEVCDSVITFRYFPETEQTKDKRLPLNLQHGKLDLIKFKQTMAQWQEELATVGGPVLYWNNHDMARAVSRFGDDKQYRDNSSKMLSTLMYLQKGIPFLLNGEEIGMKNLVIETIEQFALPGADLFYETALELGYSKEFALKHLNARSKDVSRGAMQWDDSTYAGFSKQFPWSGVNQEEKYNVMDQETDETSILQYYRAVLKLKQEPLFIEGKYKLLESSVETYCYERTLGKSKAVVCCNMTEKNQVVSIKDLITQPYTIKLTNEGNSIQEESLNLSPYGTMVISM; from the coding sequence ATGCAAGAAAAGTGGTGGGAGAACACAGTTGTGTATCAGATATACCCTAAAAGTTTTCAAGACACAAACGACGATGGAGTCGGTGATTTAAAAGGAATCATTCAACGATTGGATTATATCCAATCAATTGGAGTAAATATGATTTGGTTGAATCCAATTTTTGTTTCCCCTCAGGTGGATAACGGATATGATGTTGCAAATTATTATGCTATTGATGATCAATTTGGCACGATGTTGGATATGGAAAAGTTGATTGAAGAAGCTCATGAACGAGGCATCAAAGTCATGCTTGATTTTGTATTGAATCATACCTCAGATCAACATCCTTGGTTTCAAGAAGCTTTAAAAGGGCCAGATAACTTATACCGAGATTATTATATTTGGCATGAACCAGTAAAAAATCGTTCAGTACCCAATAATTGGGGTTCTTTTTTTGGTGGTTCTGTTTGGGAAAAAGAACCGCTTGGAGACTCTTTTTACTTTCATTTGTTTGCAAAAGAAATGCCGGATCTAAACTGGGAAAATCCTGAAGTCCGATTGGCAATGGCTGATTGTGCTGATTTTTGGCTAAAAAAAGGAATCGATGCTTTGAGATTGGATGCCTTTATTCATGTTGACAAACAAGCCGGTTTTCCTGATGTAGATATAGCAAATCCTAATGATATTGTTTTGGCAGAGAACTATTACGCTAATTTGCCAAAAACGATGGATTACATGAAAGAGTTTAGTCAGCGTATTCGCAAAGATCATCCAGATGTGTTTCTAGTAGGAGAAGCGGCATCCGCAAGTATTGAATTGGCAAAAAACTATACAGATCCTATCAATGAAGTTTGTGACAGTGTTATCACTTTTCGTTACTTTCCAGAAACAGAACAGACAAAAGATAAACGGCTGCCATTAAATTTGCAACATGGAAAGCTCGATCTAATAAAATTCAAACAGACTATGGCGCAATGGCAAGAAGAACTAGCAACAGTTGGCGGACCTGTGTTGTATTGGAACAATCATGATATGGCTCGTGCCGTTTCACGTTTTGGAGATGATAAACAGTACCGGGACAATAGCAGTAAGATGTTATCCACATTGATGTATTTACAAAAAGGGATTCCTTTCTTGCTAAATGGCGAAGAAATTGGAATGAAAAATTTAGTCATTGAAACAATAGAACAATTTGCTTTGCCTGGAGCAGATTTATTTTATGAAACGGCACTTGAATTAGGTTACTCAAAAGAATTTGCTTTAAAACACTTAAATGCGCGAAGCAAAGATGTAAGTAGAGGAGCCATGCAATGGGACGATTCAACTTATGCGGGATTCTCAAAGCAGTTTCCTTGGAGTGGCGTTAATCAAGAAGAAAAATACAATGTGATGGATCAAGAAACTGATGAAACCAGCATTTTGCAGTATTACAGAGCTGTATTAAAGTTGAAGCAAGAACCGTTATTTATTGAAGGGAAGTACAAACTTTTAGAAAGCAGTGTTGAAACGTATTGCTATGAACGCACGTTAGGGAAATCTAAAGCAGTCGTTTGCTGCAATATGACAGAAAAAAATCAAGTCGTTTCTATAAAAGACCTGATCACACAACCTTATACCATTAAATTAACAAATGAAGGAAATAGTATACAAGAGGAATCTCTAAACTTAAGTCCATATGGAACAATGGTTATCTCTATGTAG
- a CDS encoding glycoside hydrolase family 13 protein: protein MKETDWWKESIFYQVYPRSFKDTNGDGLGDLKGLIQQLDYIQQLGVTAIWLNPIFTSPQVDNGYDVSDYYTIDPIFGTVEDAIELIEQAHKRELKVIFDLVVNHTSDQHVWFQEALKGPENPYRDFYIWEDARKGGHLPNNWVSVFGGSVWEKEPVGDQYYFHLFKKEMPDLNWDNPEVEKAILDVGKFWLDHGVDGFRLDAFIHMDKADDFYQVEMENGQELVSAQKINAFLPNIKNYVQNLSMDLRKVKKDIFILGEAASADVDLAFQYTHPENDMCNAVVSFLIFPEDETMKDPRLPFNMQSSRLNKKAFKEVMSAWQDKMDPFGGPVLYWNNHDMPRVVSRFGNVEQFRDNSSKMLATLMYLQKGIPFIFNGEEIGMRNLHYNDRNHFDTPGAVPFYEKAKQLGYSEEHILKELNHTGRDVSRGAMQWDNATFAGFSTVEPWSGVNVEEKYNVAAQQKDPKSILMYYQTLLKLKKTPLFINGSFTLHETKDTLYVYERTYEGQRAIVCCNLSDTEEHIQEDGISKSGWKVILQNEGNSIDKDAITFAPYGTIVFAYDAQPENE, encoded by the coding sequence ATGAAAGAAACAGATTGGTGGAAAGAATCAATTTTTTATCAAGTTTACCCAAGGAGTTTTAAAGACACAAATGGAGATGGCCTTGGAGATCTTAAAGGGCTGATTCAACAATTAGATTACATTCAACAATTAGGCGTTACCGCCATTTGGCTTAACCCAATTTTTACATCTCCACAAGTTGATAATGGATACGATGTATCAGACTATTATACGATCGATCCAATTTTTGGAACAGTAGAAGATGCTATTGAATTGATTGAACAAGCACATAAAAGAGAGCTGAAAGTTATTTTTGATTTAGTGGTCAATCATACTTCTGATCAGCATGTTTGGTTCCAAGAAGCGTTAAAAGGACCAGAAAATCCGTATCGTGATTTTTATATTTGGGAAGATGCACGAAAAGGTGGTCATTTGCCAAATAACTGGGTCTCTGTTTTTGGAGGTTCAGTATGGGAAAAGGAACCGGTTGGAGATCAGTATTATTTTCATCTATTTAAAAAAGAAATGCCGGATTTAAATTGGGATAATCCAGAAGTTGAAAAAGCAATCTTAGATGTTGGGAAATTTTGGTTGGACCATGGAGTAGATGGTTTTCGTCTAGATGCATTTATTCATATGGATAAGGCTGATGATTTTTATCAAGTAGAAATGGAAAATGGACAAGAATTAGTATCTGCTCAAAAAATCAATGCTTTTTTGCCTAATATCAAAAACTACGTTCAAAATTTATCAATGGATCTGCGAAAAGTAAAAAAGGATATTTTTATTTTAGGCGAAGCGGCTTCAGCAGATGTAGACCTAGCATTCCAATACACGCATCCTGAAAATGATATGTGCAATGCCGTGGTTTCCTTTCTTATTTTTCCTGAAGATGAGACGATGAAAGATCCGCGATTGCCATTCAATATGCAATCAAGTCGATTAAATAAAAAGGCTTTTAAAGAGGTAATGTCAGCTTGGCAAGATAAAATGGATCCGTTTGGTGGTCCTGTATTGTATTGGAACAACCACGATATGCCTAGAGTAGTTTCGCGCTTTGGAAATGTCGAACAGTTTAGAGACAATAGCAGTAAAATGCTGGCAACTTTAATGTATCTACAAAAAGGAATTCCATTTATTTTCAATGGCGAAGAGATTGGTATGCGCAATTTGCACTATAACGATCGGAATCATTTTGACACGCCAGGAGCTGTTCCTTTTTACGAGAAAGCAAAGCAATTAGGCTATTCTGAAGAACACATTCTAAAAGAATTAAATCATACTGGACGAGATGTTAGTCGAGGAGCTATGCAATGGGATAATGCAACATTTGCTGGTTTTTCAACTGTCGAACCATGGAGCGGAGTAAATGTGGAAGAAAAGTACAATGTAGCAGCTCAACAAAAAGATCCAAAAAGTATCTTAATGTATTATCAAACATTACTGAAATTGAAAAAAACACCTTTATTTATAAATGGCTCATTTACTTTACATGAGACCAAAGATACCCTTTATGTTTATGAAAGAACTTATGAAGGCCAGCGTGCGATTGTTTGTTGTAATTTATCGGACACCGAAGAACACATTCAAGAGGATGGGATTTCAAAATCTGGTTGGAAAGTCATACTGCAGAATGAAGGCAATTCAATTGATAAAGATGCGATCACATTTGCTCCATATGGGACCATTGTATTTGCTTATGATGCCCAGCCTGAAAATGAATGA
- a CDS encoding D-serine ammonia-lyase: protein MTSMSIAGKTVDAWEKEIPQLKDILSLKEIFWINSAKLPFEEASKLVPYTKENINDAEARLNRFAAYLRIDFPETEVSKGIIESPLSSIPSMKEYLETVYHSSIPGTFLLKRDDTLPIAGTIKARGAIYEVLKHAETLALEHGLLKSWNEDYSLFATEAFKTFFSNYKIAVGTTGNLGISVGTVGAMLGFDVTVHMSVEAKQWKKDLLRFRGVTVIEHESDFTNAVKKGREQSDLDPMSYYVDDEHSIELFLGYTVAANRLQKQLEQENILVDENHPLFVYLPCGIGGSPGGISFGLKQIYGDNVHCFFAEPTHVPSMTMGLMTGKFDQVSVKDFGLDGLTVADGLAVPRTSKLVANIMKHFFSGSYTIDDFETNRLLSALIDKEKIYLEPAALAGVPGALRLCRSEEGKSYLEKHDLTDKMDQATHIAWATGGSMVPKDDMDQFYEVGLQSHAIATPR, encoded by the coding sequence ATGACAAGTATGAGTATTGCAGGTAAAACTGTTGATGCATGGGAAAAAGAAATTCCCCAATTAAAAGACATTCTTTCATTAAAAGAAATCTTTTGGATTAACTCGGCTAAATTGCCTTTTGAAGAGGCTTCAAAATTAGTACCCTATACAAAAGAGAATATCAATGATGCAGAAGCACGCTTAAACCGATTTGCTGCTTATTTAAGAATTGATTTTCCAGAAACTGAAGTATCTAAAGGGATCATTGAATCACCTTTATCCTCTATTCCTTCTATGAAAGAGTACCTTGAAACGGTTTACCATTCTTCAATACCTGGTACCTTTTTATTAAAAAGAGACGATACCTTACCGATTGCTGGAACAATAAAAGCTCGTGGAGCGATCTATGAAGTATTGAAACATGCTGAAACATTAGCTTTAGAACATGGCTTATTGAAAAGCTGGAATGAGGACTATTCACTATTTGCAACGGAAGCCTTTAAAACCTTTTTTTCAAATTACAAAATTGCTGTAGGAACGACTGGAAATCTCGGCATCAGTGTAGGAACAGTTGGCGCTATGTTAGGCTTTGACGTGACAGTACATATGTCTGTAGAAGCCAAACAGTGGAAAAAAGATTTATTGCGTTTTCGTGGGGTAACAGTTATTGAGCACGAATCAGATTTTACAAACGCAGTAAAAAAAGGACGCGAACAATCCGATTTAGATCCAATGAGTTATTATGTTGATGATGAACATTCCATTGAATTGTTTTTAGGTTATACAGTTGCAGCCAATCGTTTGCAAAAACAATTAGAACAAGAAAATATCCTTGTAGATGAAAATCATCCTTTATTTGTTTATTTGCCTTGTGGCATCGGTGGTTCACCAGGCGGAATTAGTTTCGGATTAAAACAAATCTATGGTGATAATGTGCATTGTTTCTTTGCTGAACCAACTCACGTTCCGTCCATGACAATGGGTTTGATGACTGGAAAATTCGATCAAGTATCTGTTAAAGATTTTGGTTTAGACGGACTAACCGTTGCTGATGGTTTAGCCGTTCCTCGAACTTCAAAACTAGTAGCGAATATAATGAAACATTTCTTTAGCGGTTCTTATACTATTGATGACTTTGAAACAAATCGCTTGTTGAGTGCTCTCATTGACAAAGAAAAAATTTATTTAGAGCCTGCAGCTTTAGCTGGTGTACCGGGTGCTTTACGATTATGCCGATCTGAAGAAGGCAAATCTTATTTAGAAAAACATGATTTAACAGACAAAATGGATCAAGCTACACATATTGCTTGGGCAACCGGGGGAAGTATGGTTCCTAAAGACGATATGGATCAATTTTATGAAGTTGGCTTACAATCTCACGCAATCGCAACACCTAGATAA
- a CDS encoding diacylglycerol/lipid kinase family protein — protein MTKAMIIVNPSSGAEESENYTEQLKEQLKAVASEFGIKKTKKSGDAKEFAEEAALNDYEAVFVLGGDGTVSEAVNGLMLHESKLPLGIIPLGTVNNVARAIGIPMNPEKAIDSLEQLTVQQIDVGKLNDRYFISSTSVGPIPESVQEVDVDMKTKFGVFAYLIEGIKALRNDETYTFELDIDGEKWTAEYSLLLIAMSNFVGGVGTIIPEAAIDDGLIHLVTLKETTAKEKLSLVPELFQNKEYTKDQLEHRSFKKAKIRLLEDIDKEINCTVDGDKGQTFPLEIEVLPQALSVFA, from the coding sequence ATGACTAAAGCTATGATTATCGTAAATCCTTCTTCAGGTGCAGAAGAGTCTGAGAACTATACTGAACAATTAAAAGAACAATTAAAAGCAGTTGCTTCTGAATTTGGCATCAAAAAAACCAAAAAATCAGGAGATGCTAAAGAATTTGCTGAAGAAGCTGCTTTAAATGATTATGAAGCTGTTTTTGTTTTGGGAGGAGATGGGACTGTTAGTGAGGCGGTGAATGGTTTGATGTTACATGAGTCTAAACTGCCATTAGGAATCATTCCGCTTGGAACGGTCAATAATGTTGCTCGAGCTATAGGTATTCCAATGAATCCGGAAAAGGCTATCGATTCATTAGAACAATTAACCGTTCAGCAAATCGATGTAGGAAAGTTGAATGACCGGTATTTTATCAGTTCGACTTCCGTTGGTCCTATACCTGAGTCCGTTCAAGAAGTAGATGTCGATATGAAAACAAAATTTGGCGTATTTGCTTATTTGATAGAAGGCATCAAGGCATTAAGAAATGATGAAACCTATACTTTTGAATTAGATATTGACGGAGAAAAATGGACAGCCGAGTACAGCCTGCTCTTGATTGCTATGAGTAACTTTGTCGGTGGTGTAGGTACAATTATTCCTGAAGCAGCTATCGATGACGGCTTGATTCATTTAGTTACATTAAAGGAAACGACTGCTAAAGAAAAATTAAGCTTAGTGCCCGAATTGTTTCAAAACAAAGAATACACGAAAGATCAATTGGAACATCGCTCTTTTAAAAAAGCAAAAATACGTTTGTTGGAAGATATAGATAAGGAAATAAATTGTACAGTTGACGGCGACAAAGGCCAGACCTTCCCTCTAGAAATAGAAGTATTGCCACAAGCTTTATCTGTTTTTGCCTAA
- a CDS encoding LacI family DNA-binding transcriptional regulator yields MSTLNDVAKKANVSKMTVSRVINHPEQVTDELKVLVFEAMEELNYRPNVAAKALVNNRTQVIKLFILEEMDTTEPYYMHLLTGIARELDNRHYSLQLVTKNNFDIGSCDGYIMCGMRENDYEWISGATKPVVLFGENRHGYDFVDSNNKEGIACATQYGIDLGYKKIIYIGIDVKEPFEYSRENGYISTIQKNKLDPEIRRFENRSRYAADFIKENWNIFEPSTLFICSSDRLAIGIQRGILSMGGEIPSDFGIIGHDGVFLDQIAFPQLTTVKQPVIKMGEACAKMILNKIEKKNASQGELFFTPELIVRGTTTEQ; encoded by the coding sequence ATGTTGCTAAAAAAGCAAATGTATCAAAAATGACTGTATCAAGAGTAATCAATCATCCTGAGCAGGTTACAGATGAGTTGAAAGTACTTGTATTTGAAGCGATGGAAGAACTCAACTATCGACCAAATGTTGCTGCGAAAGCATTAGTAAACAATCGCACGCAAGTTATTAAACTATTTATCCTGGAAGAAATGGACACAACTGAACCGTATTATATGCATTTATTAACTGGAATCGCGAGAGAGCTAGACAATCGACATTATTCTTTACAATTGGTCACTAAAAACAACTTTGACATTGGATCCTGTGATGGGTACATTATGTGCGGCATGCGTGAAAATGATTACGAATGGATCAGTGGAGCCACAAAACCGGTTGTATTATTTGGTGAAAATCGACACGGATATGATTTTGTTGATTCAAATAATAAAGAAGGTATCGCATGTGCTACTCAATATGGAATCGATTTAGGTTATAAAAAGATTATTTATATTGGAATCGATGTAAAAGAACCTTTTGAATATTCAAGAGAGAATGGATACATATCTACAATTCAAAAAAATAAATTGGATCCAGAGATTCGACGATTTGAAAACCGCTCACGTTATGCAGCTGATTTTATTAAAGAAAACTGGAATATTTTTGAACCTAGCACACTATTTATTTGCAGCTCAGATCGCTTAGCTATAGGGATACAACGGGGGATCCTTAGCATGGGCGGAGAAATCCCTTCTGATTTTGGGATCATTGGACATGATGGTGTGTTTTTGGATCAAATTGCATTTCCGCAATTGACTACTGTAAAACAGCCTGTTATCAAAATGGGTGAAGCTTGTGCTAAAATGATACTAAATAAAATTGAAAAGAAAAATGCTTCTCAAGGGGAATTGTTTTTCACACCTGAGCTTATTGTAAGAGGAACAACCACTGAACAATAA